One Mycoavidus sp. HKI genomic region harbors:
- a CDS encoding MotA/TolQ/ExbB proton channel family protein: MEHYGLAHIWNQGDLVTQALILTLVLMSALSWTVIIAKIWQLICLRQLTKNAEQTFWHADNIEHGVKKLGKRAGNPFLALVLAGQEAASHHQQNQPSLHHRMDISDWITRCLKNTLDESLIRMQSGLALLASIGSTAPFVGLFGTVWGIYHALLAISENGQASINQVAGPVGEALIMTAFGLFVAIPATLAYNAFTRSNKRIVSKLNRFCHGLHAYFVTGARLRSNRRSELKAATAKSVS, from the coding sequence ATGGAACACTATGGTTTAGCCCACATATGGAATCAGGGCGATCTGGTCACACAAGCGCTCATCTTAACGCTGGTTCTCATGTCCGCACTTTCGTGGACTGTGATCATTGCCAAAATCTGGCAACTCATTTGTTTGCGGCAGCTGACAAAAAATGCGGAGCAGACATTCTGGCATGCAGATAATATTGAGCACGGCGTCAAAAAACTAGGTAAACGAGCCGGCAATCCATTTCTTGCACTAGTGCTAGCAGGCCAAGAAGCTGCCAGCCACCATCAACAAAACCAGCCCTCCCTCCATCATCGTATGGATATTAGCGATTGGATCACGCGCTGCTTAAAAAACACTCTAGACGAAAGCCTGATACGCATGCAAAGCGGTCTTGCGCTGCTAGCGTCAATTGGTTCAACTGCGCCTTTTGTTGGCCTGTTTGGCACAGTATGGGGTATTTATCATGCGTTATTGGCCATTAGCGAGAACGGGCAAGCCTCAATCAATCAAGTTGCGGGACCCGTCGGTGAAGCGTTGATCATGACCGCCTTCGGCCTTTTTGTCGCTATTCCAGCAACGCTTGCTTACAATGCATTCACGCGCAGCAATAAAAGGATTGTGAGTAAACTCAATCGTTTCTGCCATGGCCTACATGCTTATTTTGTCACTGGCGCGCGTCTGCGCTCAAATAGACGCAGCGAGTTAAAAGCCGCTACCGCTAAAAGCGTGTCTTAG
- a CDS encoding biopolymer transporter ExbD — MADNPFINDNEDTLMSEINMTPLVDVMLVLLIIFLVTLPVMHHAIKLDLPHASSQTTEIKPTQIKLTLQADGTMLLDQQAVDDATLRAHFLTAAKVEPQPEVHLYADRAVRYEHIAHVMSAAQSSGLAKIGFITQPEVSH, encoded by the coding sequence ATGGCCGACAATCCTTTTATCAACGATAACGAAGATACACTGATGAGCGAAATTAACATGACGCCATTGGTTGACGTGATGCTTGTCTTATTGATTATTTTTCTGGTTACGCTACCGGTGATGCACCATGCTATCAAGCTCGATTTGCCACATGCCAGCAGCCAAACAACAGAGATTAAGCCCACGCAGATTAAATTAACGTTACAAGCGGATGGCACCATGCTTTTGGATCAACAAGCCGTCGATGACGCTACGCTACGGGCACACTTTTTAACCGCCGCAAAAGTCGAGCCGCAGCCAGAAGTTCATTTGTATGCGGATCGTGCTGTACGCTATGAACATATTGCTCATGTTATGTCAGCCGCGCAGTCAAGTGGTTTGGCAAAAATTGGCTTTATTACGCAACCGGAAGTGAGCCACTGA
- a CDS encoding TIGR00645 family protein, with amino-acid sequence MSAKDHSPKLPQKPSLKPLPALIFFSRWLQVPLYLGLIVAQGVYVYLFLVEVWHLLSHTRTLNETAVMLAVLSLIDVVMISNLLIMVIIGGYETFVSKLGLENHPDEPEWLDHVNAGVLKVKLSMALISISSIHLLKTFIDAGQRDTHIVMAQILIHLSFLLSAGVMAWVDRLMSRPHSDVSPSNGSHPLK; translated from the coding sequence ATGTCTGCTAAAGACCACTCGCCTAAGCTTCCCCAGAAGCCATCGCTAAAACCCTTGCCCGCGCTGATTTTTTTCAGTCGCTGGTTACAGGTCCCGTTGTATCTCGGGCTGATTGTGGCGCAAGGCGTTTACGTGTATCTCTTTTTGGTTGAGGTCTGGCACCTGCTTAGCCATACGCGCACTCTTAATGAGACCGCCGTTATGCTTGCCGTACTCAGCTTGATCGATGTCGTCATGATCTCAAATTTATTAATTATGGTGATCATTGGCGGCTACGAGACTTTTGTGTCTAAGCTCGGGCTTGAAAACCATCCGGATGAACCGGAATGGCTCGATCACGTTAATGCTGGTGTCTTAAAGGTGAAACTATCGATGGCGTTGATTAGCATTTCGTCAATTCATCTGCTTAAAACTTTTATTGATGCAGGCCAGCGCGACACACATATTGTTATGGCCCAAATCCTCATCCACCTTTCTTTCTTACTTTCAGCCGGGGTGATGGCTTGGGTGGATAGACTCATGTCACGCCCTCATTCGGATGTATCTCCGTCAAACGGCAGCCACCCACTTAAATAA
- the bfr gene encoding bacterioferritin gives MQGDKKVIDYLNSQLKNELTAINQYFLHARMYKHWGLDKLGQHEYQESIGEMKHADLLIERIFMLDGLPNLQDLHKLLIGEDTQEILQCDLKLEYISQTTCKEAIVYCESVRDFASREIFVTILNDTEEHIDWLETQLELIGKLGLQNYLQISINPAAG, from the coding sequence ATGCAAGGTGATAAAAAAGTCATCGACTATCTGAATTCTCAGCTCAAAAATGAATTAACCGCAATCAATCAGTATTTTTTGCATGCCAGAATGTACAAACATTGGGGTTTAGATAAGCTGGGACAGCATGAATATCAAGAGTCGATTGGCGAAATGAAACATGCCGATCTACTCATCGAACGTATTTTCATGCTTGATGGACTGCCTAATTTGCAGGATCTGCACAAATTATTAATCGGCGAGGACACGCAAGAAATTTTACAGTGCGATTTGAAACTTGAATACATCTCTCAGACAACGTGTAAAGAGGCGATTGTTTACTGCGAATCCGTACGGGATTTTGCGTCGCGTGAGATTTTTGTGACGATCCTGAACGATACCGAGGAACATATCGACTGGCTCGAAACTCAACTTGAGCTGATCGGTAAGCTTGGTCTGCAAAACTATCTGCAAATTAGCATCAACCCAGCGGCAGGTTAA
- the murI gene encoding glutamate racemase: MMESVSSRARAPIGVFDSGVGGLSVLRAIHAALPTESLIYCADSYHAPYGGRDSAFIVERTLAISAWLIQQGVKALVVACNTATAQANHLLHQQFSIPIIGVEPGIKPAAQYSNSRVAGVLATASTLRSEKFQRLITAYAADCRFICQAGSGLVEAIERGDTDSTEVMALLKAYLMPMLAAGADTLVLGSTHFPFLETAIRQIAGDQLRLVETGDAIARQLARRLAAQQLCAPADAPATLRLCSTANGAHLQTLASQFLKTDQIAEYVIIPSGPLNAAKVGR, encoded by the coding sequence ATGATGGAATCAGTCTCTAGCCGTGCCCGTGCACCCATTGGGGTATTTGATTCAGGGGTCGGCGGCTTGTCGGTGTTACGCGCAATTCATGCGGCACTACCAACGGAATCTTTGATTTATTGTGCCGACTCCTATCATGCCCCTTATGGTGGGCGTGATAGCGCATTCATTGTAGAGCGCACACTTGCCATCAGTGCTTGGCTCATTCAACAAGGGGTCAAGGCACTCGTCGTCGCCTGTAATACGGCAACGGCACAGGCCAACCACCTACTGCACCAGCAGTTCAGTATTCCAATCATCGGAGTCGAACCCGGCATTAAACCTGCCGCACAATATTCGAACTCACGAGTAGCTGGCGTGCTCGCGACGGCGAGTACCTTGCGCAGCGAAAAATTCCAGCGCTTAATCACGGCCTATGCGGCTGATTGCCGTTTTATCTGCCAAGCTGGCTCTGGACTGGTTGAGGCGATTGAGCGTGGCGATACAGATTCAACTGAAGTGATGGCTCTACTTAAAGCCTATCTCATGCCCATGCTCGCCGCTGGCGCCGATACGTTGGTGCTTGGCTCAACCCATTTCCCCTTTCTTGAGACAGCCATCCGGCAGATTGCTGGCGACCAGCTCAGGTTGGTCGAAACAGGTGACGCAATTGCCCGGCAACTCGCTCGACGGCTAGCGGCACAGCAGTTGTGCGCACCGGCTGATGCGCCAGCAACGCTGCGTTTGTGTTCGACTGCGAATGGCGCCCATTTACAGACTCTCGCCAGCCAATTCCTGAAAACTGACCAAATAGCTGAATACGTTATCATTCCTTCGGGCCCACTCAATGCTGCAAAGGTAGGGCGCTGA
- a CDS encoding (2Fe-2S)-binding protein, protein MIICVCKSVSDRSIHSAIHAGANSLEALQFECGVALCCGKCENAVFDILATHNSAGDTAIPISFHERAAA, encoded by the coding sequence ATGATCATCTGCGTGTGCAAGTCCGTTTCAGACCGCTCAATCCACTCCGCCATCCATGCGGGCGCGAATTCCCTAGAAGCATTGCAGTTTGAGTGCGGGGTGGCATTATGTTGCGGTAAATGCGAAAATGCTGTCTTTGATATTTTGGCCACCCACAATAGTGCAGGTGATACGGCTATACCGATCAGTTTTCATGAACGTGCAGCAGCATAA
- a CDS encoding energy transducer TonB: MVVELLSPTPMPVMRLAKAAAATRATAKPTQPPVTPSASPPVAETRSPAALTTRTTDQGAPQSISQPNCLINPPAYPPLSRQREETGTVLISIIIDTRGKIENAVIKQSSRFKRLDQAAREAALGSLCRPWLENGQPIRTTSDIPFIFKFEG, from the coding sequence ATGGTAGTCGAATTACTCAGCCCCACGCCTATGCCAGTCATGCGGCTTGCCAAAGCCGCTGCAGCAACACGCGCAACCGCCAAACCAACGCAACCACCTGTCACGCCTAGTGCCAGCCCCCCGGTTGCTGAAACACGCTCGCCAGCCGCTTTGACTACGCGCACAACCGACCAAGGCGCGCCCCAAAGCATCTCTCAGCCTAACTGCTTGATTAACCCGCCAGCGTATCCCCCTCTATCTAGGCAACGCGAAGAAACCGGCACTGTATTAATTAGCATTATTATTGATACTCGTGGCAAAATTGAAAACGCCGTCATCAAGCAAAGCAGCCGCTTTAAACGCCTTGACCAGGCTGCCCGTGAGGCGGCCCTAGGTAGTTTATGCCGCCCCTGGCTCGAAAACGGCCAGCCGATACGTACAACGAGCGATATCCCCTTTATCTTTAAGTTCGAGGGTTAG
- a CDS encoding hemagglutinin repeat-containing protein, with amino-acid sequence MMLKVVNAISAQQVPTASTSSNEQRHTTTDAHTATHPPTLDIAPPNSAGISYNSYQEFDVTSSSIVLNNGPAVRMILNKTIGYRPSKLEGIVKIAGQRAQLAFSNANGIHLWGCNFLNTSRIIFAAGEPMVGSDGNLDAFLVSKKGQITINSVAKLKQFDQIDLIAYSIKIDGELQANTINISTGKHQVNYTKLGVPVIATQPAASIQTGQNLSKLNQVSAGWLKFTKNAKLHAREHLRIKAALLYNSSHQIQSGGDFTLEVDRLDNTGTLRAQRDISLEAKTLTNQANALIDGRILTLNTQEQLKNQGVIQGSTVAISAQSLINDGLEDTEEHQAGAIMARRQLTIGAQTLHNQERGLVHSDGELTIGGALNAQGKAKGSAQSLTNAKSSTIESREKLLIHAKLLDNPNGQITASSDLVLRSNELNNMWGHIEVSEGQSVLNLQADTIDNTSGRLLHNGTGQIEIVARASMVNGNSRGIKGLGLISGKGSVTVTAPQISNDEGGTFFSDQSLKIKAAIVLDNQGALHGREHVWIEAGGISNGISQWLEDLEESEIAEGPKKALLSALAKLSHDLFRSIQESLQANPFKTPEYLITGNTISISVQDGLINKNAVIFAQNSLEIGAKQVKNLKHGVFYSGGTLTIGGELDAQLKVRGISEHILNHGSTIDAVGDLSIHAEELVNENSHFTTQEQTIAESPAIQDVQPVDTDYRHNRSELEWEHGSGDSFIVRSTGFRFHAFTIYNYIQRVTRTVVAHSEPGKIQAGGAIRLSGQVINDKSQIVVGGTLSDFDGAPAQIDNRDAMGQQVTADIGTAEWSDREWRGGFKRYFQRHWFGQTPYHMSKVEQINLNVASYQQQTAVTHQEPSTALTLNTSALTSMSPLLNSGLQQFQRDPNQPYLIQTDSRFTRNSDTVSSNFLLNLLNLDPQRVPKRLGDGFYEQQLIRDQIIGLTGHYYLSGYRNPITEFKALMHRGADWAKQHNLTLGIEPTPQQIAALTASPVWMVNQSIKLPDGSEHTVMMPKLYLAKNDANPVPLSGSLISANAIELHSDRPFKNAGTMISRGKVNLNARNIDNQRGAIVSLDTLSMQANNDIDSRAGQLIAVKKIILKAGHDIHLQSQTQTTHAASGSQTALEGITQVQAEQLEAYAESDIHLAATQIKVDENASLEAKGDLTLGTATVGAQHQLKWDTRNWLSVSKNTEVGSLIQTGGALELKAGRDIRAAGAYVNAGKGLSVKADRDINVAAAHEELDFAESHYSESSDLFSSSSELTQSKLYRKQALGSTLSGETVKMEAGHDLSVTGSNIIGMRAVGLYADNDINLNAAQQIEKASHYSVKERSGLLDSGSLGFTIGERQQKDEFEGESTPHIGTVIGSVSGYIQAIAGREYHQSGSQLVAPEGNIEGKALKGTVVPVYEQGRRWQHNEWHQSGLTVSVSAPVIAAAQTGQQMLQASTQVSDPRMHVLAAGAGALAAKNAYDAIKADPKAAGGVTVSAMIGESHQEFQQTQLSTTALGSAIKAGGTVRLDMKGLGDASTLAVIGSQIEAKHDVELNIEGPLSVEAATNTFSQHSTRHNQSSAVGVAATFGTHSSVGASATLSLGRGHTDGIEVSHTPAQIKAGRTLMLNAQSDVHLKGAQLSGQQVEAKIDGDLEVESVQNTNSYNSHYHSISGSATVGPTSAVSINFSQQKIDSTYRSVAEQTGIQAGDGGFQIKVEGDTKLVGGVIASTDQAIAEGKNQFVTATLVANDIANQAKYDAHSLSLGIGYSSGGKNVGSSQSGEAITPAHSGNQLASRKGISPSIPIAMSASGTASSTTKSTLSGAQIVITDETRHKALTGQSSEDTLASLNRDPALNHSALAPIFNQAEIEAGFEIVQALGREVNTFIQHRAKDADRKIQQAKNKETLANENALIPEERRQQLKEDAAELRVQAKALNNKWGPGGLNRRVLTALTAAASGNVTGTTAQFVQSGVVNLIQQQGTSYIGQLVQAKALEEGSPAHATLHALVAAGGAVASNQSISASAIGGATSSLLTNLFKTDSDATQQEQEAKRNLLAGLVTGIAAAVGQDPSSALTSASIAIENNWLASEQRIQKQKEVDACGQDTMCRQQKEEAWTNISETQNIETLLGVGAGLTEAGMHLAEGLFELIQDPIAGLKAVKTLITDKELLQQLGEVVVKGIKEKIARIEKAGEVGGSTLTLQAGQDMGNLLFEAGSTIMGAVGVVKVAGVLGKAGFHVGKKTLGDFSSPSKFEHLAKAGGASVADGKLLTTVSQPANVSKIEEKLQYFFGKATGIEHNIERSRDMLRQLERIGLSDTPAARQYLSKSILEAYGNPRSFVRTLENGHVLRESLLMGPNGAATLETIWVGNLLSTGKIIKSKGGRYHHKITPGK; translated from the coding sequence ATGATGTTGAAAGTAGTTAACGCGATATCGGCTCAACAGGTTCCCACCGCCTCCACTTCATCCAATGAGCAGAGGCACACCACAACGGATGCTCATACGGCGACGCATCCCCCCACTCTCGATATTGCCCCGCCCAATTCAGCAGGCATCTCGTATAACTCGTATCAAGAGTTCGATGTTACCTCCTCAAGCATAGTCCTAAATAATGGCCCTGCAGTGCGGATGATCTTAAATAAGACCATAGGGTACAGGCCATCCAAACTCGAGGGCATCGTAAAAATCGCAGGACAACGAGCCCAATTGGCCTTTTCCAATGCTAATGGCATTCATTTATGGGGATGCAATTTCCTCAATACCAGTCGCATTATATTTGCGGCGGGTGAGCCTATGGTAGGCAGCGACGGTAACCTTGATGCATTTCTCGTGAGCAAAAAAGGGCAAATTACTATCAACAGTGTCGCAAAGCTTAAGCAGTTTGATCAAATTGATCTCATCGCCTATTCCATCAAAATAGACGGAGAATTGCAGGCGAATACCATTAACATTAGCACTGGCAAGCATCAAGTTAATTATACGAAGTTAGGCGTCCCGGTGATTGCCACTCAACCAGCAGCGAGCATCCAGACTGGGCAAAATCTGTCCAAATTAAACCAGGTCAGCGCGGGGTGGCTGAAATTCACAAAGAATGCCAAATTACACGCGCGTGAACACCTAAGAATTAAAGCGGCTCTCTTATACAACTCGAGTCATCAGATTCAATCAGGCGGTGATTTCACACTTGAAGTTGATCGCTTAGACAATACCGGAACACTCCGTGCTCAGCGCGATATTTCGCTGGAGGCGAAAACCCTGACGAATCAAGCAAACGCCTTGATCGACGGGCGCATTCTGACGCTGAATACCCAAGAGCAGCTCAAAAACCAAGGGGTGATTCAAGGCAGCACGGTAGCCATCAGTGCGCAGAGCTTAATCAATGATGGTCTAGAAGATACAGAGGAACATCAAGCTGGGGCGATCATGGCACGCCGTCAGCTTACGATTGGAGCTCAGACTCTACACAATCAAGAACGTGGCTTAGTGCATAGCGATGGCGAATTGACGATAGGTGGTGCCCTCAATGCCCAGGGTAAAGCAAAAGGTTCAGCACAGAGCCTAACCAATGCTAAGTCTTCTACGATTGAGTCTAGAGAGAAGCTTTTGATTCACGCAAAACTTTTGGACAATCCAAATGGGCAAATCACAGCGAGTTCGGACCTTGTTCTGAGGAGTAACGAACTTAACAATATGTGGGGCCATATAGAAGTTAGCGAGGGTCAAAGCGTATTGAATCTGCAGGCAGACACGATTGACAATACGTCCGGTCGACTGCTTCATAATGGCACAGGACAGATTGAAATTGTGGCTCGCGCCTCGATGGTGAACGGCAATTCCCGAGGAATAAAAGGGCTGGGTTTGATCAGTGGCAAAGGCTCTGTTACCGTCACCGCTCCTCAAATATCAAATGATGAGGGTGGGACATTTTTTTCGGACCAATCGCTCAAAATAAAAGCGGCCATCGTTCTGGACAACCAAGGCGCATTGCACGGTAGGGAGCACGTCTGGATCGAGGCTGGAGGGATAAGCAACGGTATAAGTCAATGGCTTGAAGATCTTGAAGAGTCTGAAATAGCTGAAGGGCCTAAAAAGGCTCTATTGAGCGCATTGGCTAAATTAAGTCATGACCTATTCAGGTCGATACAAGAGTCTCTTCAGGCGAATCCGTTTAAAACCCCCGAGTATTTGATTACTGGCAATACGATTTCAATAAGCGTGCAGGATGGCTTGATCAATAAGAATGCCGTGATCTTCGCACAAAACAGCCTCGAGATCGGCGCTAAACAAGTTAAAAATCTCAAACATGGTGTGTTTTATAGCGGCGGTACCCTGACCATCGGCGGTGAACTTGATGCTCAGCTCAAAGTACGGGGTATTAGTGAGCATATCCTCAATCATGGATCGACGATTGATGCGGTAGGCGATCTCTCGATCCATGCAGAAGAGCTGGTCAATGAAAATTCACACTTTACGACTCAAGAACAAACCATCGCCGAATCTCCGGCTATCCAAGATGTTCAGCCGGTCGATACCGACTACCGCCATAATAGGTCTGAACTTGAATGGGAGCACGGCAGCGGAGACTCTTTCATTGTTCGCAGCACAGGTTTTAGATTTCATGCTTTTACCATCTACAACTATATCCAGAGGGTAACAAGGACTGTGGTTGCCCACAGCGAGCCCGGTAAAATTCAAGCCGGGGGTGCGATTCGATTGTCAGGGCAGGTGATCAACGATAAAAGCCAGATTGTAGTGGGGGGAACACTGAGCGATTTTGATGGCGCGCCAGCACAGATCGACAACCGTGATGCGATGGGCCAGCAGGTCACCGCCGATATCGGTACCGCGGAATGGTCAGACAGAGAATGGCGAGGCGGGTTTAAACGGTATTTTCAGCGCCATTGGTTTGGCCAAACCCCCTACCATATGAGCAAGGTAGAGCAGATCAATTTGAATGTAGCAAGCTATCAACAACAGACCGCGGTTACCCACCAAGAGCCCTCTACGGCATTGACGCTCAACACCTCTGCGCTAACGAGTATGAGCCCACTCTTAAATAGCGGCTTGCAGCAGTTTCAGCGGGATCCAAATCAACCCTATCTGATTCAAACCGATTCCCGTTTTACGCGCAATAGCGATACCGTTTCTAGCAATTTCTTGCTGAATTTACTCAATCTTGACCCCCAACGCGTACCCAAGCGCTTAGGGGATGGCTTTTATGAACAGCAACTGATTCGTGACCAGATTATCGGTTTGACGGGTCACTACTATCTATCCGGCTATCGAAACCCGATTACTGAATTCAAAGCTTTAATGCATAGAGGTGCAGACTGGGCCAAGCAACATAATCTGACGCTCGGCATAGAGCCCACGCCGCAGCAAATTGCCGCCTTAACCGCAAGTCCAGTCTGGATGGTGAATCAAAGCATCAAATTGCCCGATGGCTCAGAGCACACGGTCATGATGCCCAAACTCTATCTGGCTAAAAACGACGCCAACCCGGTCCCTCTGAGCGGCTCGCTGATTTCAGCCAACGCCATTGAACTACACAGCGACCGCCCATTTAAAAATGCCGGTACGATGATCAGCCGCGGTAAGGTGAATCTCAATGCGCGCAACATTGATAACCAGCGCGGCGCAATCGTCAGTTTGGACACCCTATCGATGCAGGCTAACAATGACATCGATAGCCGTGCTGGCCAGTTAATTGCCGTCAAAAAAATCATCCTAAAAGCCGGCCATGATATCCATCTCCAGAGCCAAACCCAAACGACTCATGCCGCCAGTGGTAGCCAGACGGCACTAGAGGGCATCACTCAGGTCCAAGCCGAGCAGTTAGAAGCGTATGCCGAATCGGACATTCATCTGGCAGCAACTCAAATCAAGGTGGATGAAAATGCTAGTTTAGAAGCCAAAGGTGATCTAACGTTAGGCACGGCCACGGTAGGCGCTCAGCACCAACTGAAATGGGATACGCGTAATTGGTTAAGCGTAAGCAAAAATACCGAAGTCGGCTCTCTCATTCAAACCGGTGGAGCACTTGAACTTAAAGCAGGCCGGGATATCCGTGCGGCTGGCGCTTATGTGAATGCTGGCAAAGGGCTTTCTGTCAAAGCGGATCGAGATATTAACGTGGCAGCAGCCCATGAAGAACTCGATTTTGCCGAATCTCACTATTCTGAATCCAGTGATTTATTCTCTTCCTCGAGTGAATTAACGCAAAGCAAACTGTATAGAAAACAAGCATTGGGCAGTACCCTCTCGGGCGAAACCGTCAAGATGGAGGCTGGGCATGATCTTAGTGTGACGGGCTCAAATATCATTGGCATGCGCGCTGTGGGTTTGTACGCTGACAATGACATCAACCTAAACGCTGCGCAGCAGATTGAGAAAGCCAGCCATTATTCAGTCAAAGAGCGCTCTGGCTTATTGGACAGCGGCAGTTTGGGTTTTACCATTGGCGAGCGCCAACAAAAAGATGAATTTGAAGGCGAAAGCACTCCGCATATAGGCACCGTTATTGGCAGTGTCTCAGGTTACATCCAAGCCATCGCGGGCCGCGAATATCACCAAAGCGGCAGCCAACTGGTAGCGCCTGAGGGTAATATCGAGGGGAAAGCACTCAAAGGCACCGTCGTTCCGGTCTATGAACAAGGCCGACGCTGGCAGCATAACGAATGGCATCAATCCGGCTTGACCGTCTCAGTCAGCGCACCAGTGATTGCTGCTGCGCAAACAGGCCAGCAAATGCTTCAAGCCAGCACGCAAGTGAGTGATCCACGCATGCACGTTTTAGCCGCTGGCGCTGGCGCGCTCGCGGCTAAAAATGCTTACGATGCAATCAAAGCCGATCCAAAAGCTGCTGGCGGCGTTACCGTCAGCGCTATGATAGGTGAAAGTCATCAGGAGTTTCAGCAAACCCAGTTGAGCACCACAGCGTTGGGTAGTGCGATCAAAGCTGGCGGCACTGTGCGCTTGGATATGAAGGGTTTAGGTGACGCGTCAACCCTCGCTGTCATCGGCTCTCAGATTGAAGCCAAGCACGATGTCGAGCTCAATATAGAAGGTCCACTGAGCGTTGAGGCAGCGACTAATACCTTTAGTCAGCACAGTACGCGCCATAACCAGAGTAGCGCAGTAGGAGTGGCAGCCACATTCGGTACCCATAGCTCAGTGGGGGCATCCGCCACACTCAGTCTTGGGCGTGGCCACACAGATGGCATTGAAGTCAGCCATACACCTGCTCAGATCAAAGCGGGTCGCACACTGATGTTAAACGCGCAAAGCGATGTCCACTTAAAAGGCGCTCAACTCTCTGGCCAGCAAGTCGAAGCCAAAATCGATGGGGATCTTGAGGTTGAAAGCGTGCAGAACACAAACAGCTATAACAGCCACTATCACAGTATCAGTGGCAGTGCCACGGTAGGACCCACTTCTGCGGTCAGCATTAACTTCTCGCAACAAAAGATAGACAGTACTTATCGGAGCGTAGCGGAGCAAACAGGCATACAAGCCGGTGACGGAGGTTTTCAAATTAAGGTTGAAGGCGATACGAAGCTGGTTGGCGGGGTGATCGCAAGTACAGATCAAGCGATCGCAGAAGGTAAGAATCAATTTGTCACGGCGACGCTGGTTGCCAATGATATAGCCAATCAGGCTAAGTACGATGCGCACAGCCTAAGCTTAGGCATAGGGTATAGCTCAGGTGGAAAAAACGTTGGCTCGAGCCAGTCTGGCGAAGCCATCACGCCTGCGCATAGCGGCAATCAGCTGGCGAGTCGGAAAGGGATCAGCCCCTCGATACCCATTGCAATGAGTGCTTCAGGCACCGCATCGTCTACGACAAAGAGCACCCTCAGTGGCGCTCAGATCGTGATTACGGATGAGACTCGACACAAGGCATTAACAGGACAAAGTTCAGAGGACACCCTCGCCAGCCTAAACCGTGATCCAGCGCTCAACCATTCGGCGCTCGCGCCCATTTTTAATCAAGCTGAGATTGAAGCGGGCTTTGAGATCGTGCAGGCCTTGGGCCGGGAAGTGAATACGTTCATTCAACATAGAGCCAAAGATGCGGATCGTAAAATTCAGCAAGCTAAAAATAAAGAGACGCTCGCCAATGAAAACGCGTTGATCCCTGAGGAGCGGCGGCAGCAGTTAAAGGAAGACGCAGCTGAGTTGCGTGTGCAAGCGAAAGCGTTAAATAATAAGTGGGGTCCAGGTGGCCTCAACCGGCGGGTATTGACTGCGTTAACAGCGGCAGCCTCTGGCAATGTAACGGGTACAACCGCACAGTTCGTGCAAAGCGGCGTGGTGAACTTAATCCAGCAGCAAGGCACAAGCTATATCGGTCAGTTGGTGCAAGCTAAGGCTCTAGAAGAAGGCAGTCCAGCGCATGCGACACTACATGCCTTAGTGGCAGCTGGCGGAGCAGTCGCGAGCAATCAAAGCATAAGTGCTAGCGCAATAGGAGGAGCCACGTCCAGTTTATTGACGAACTTATTCAAAACAGATTCTGATGCAACGCAACAAGAGCAAGAAGCGAAACGCAATCTATTGGCGGGTTTAGTCACGGGTATTGCTGCAGCCGTTGGCCAGGATCCATCCTCAGCGCTAACAAGCGCAAGTATAGCGATAGAAAACAACTGGCTGGCGAGCGAACAAAGGATCCAGAAGCAAAAGGAAGTGGATGCATGTGGCCAAGATACGATGTGTCGCCAGCAAAAAGAAGAAGCGTGGACAAATATATCTGAGACTCAAAATATAGAGACTCTGTTAGGTGTAGGGGCGGGTTTAACTGAAGCAGGTATGCACCTTGCTGAGGGCTTATTTGAGTTAATACAGGATCCAATCGCAGGATTGAAAGCGGTGAAAACCCTGATAACTGATAAAGAGCTATTGCAGCAATTGGGTGAAGTAGTCGTTAAAGGAATAAAAGAAAAGATTGCTCGAATAGAAAAGGCGGGAGAAGTAGGGGGAAGTACACTCACTCTACAAGCAGGCCAGGATATGGGGAATTTGCTTTTTGAAGCCGGTTCGACAATTATGGGTGCAGTGGGTGTAGTAAAAGTAGCTGGGGTGTTGGGCAAGGCTGGTTTTCATGTGGGTAAGAAAACACTAGGAGATTTTTCTAGTCCCTCGAAGTTTGAACACTTGGCGAAAGCGGGTGGCGCTTCTGTCGCTGATGGTAAGTTGCTGACGACGGTTAGCCAGCCAGCAAATGTTTCAAAAATAGAGGAAAAGTTACAGTATTTTTTTGGAAAAGCAACGGGAATAGAACACAACATTGAGCGCTCTCGAGATATGCTGCGCCAACTTGAAAGAATTGGGCTATCTGATACCCCTGCTGCTCGGCAATACCTATCTAAGTCTATTTTAGAGGCTTACGGTAACCCTCGAAGTTTTGTTCGCACCCTAGAAAATGGTCATGTGTTACGCGAGTCGCTGTTAATGGGGCCGAATGGTGCTGCGACGCTGGAAACAATTTGGGTAGGTAATCTTTTGTCTACAGGAAAAATAATTAAGTCTAAGGGTGGCCGGTACCACCACAAAATCACTCCAGGAAAATAA